In one Desulfobaculum bizertense DSM 18034 genomic region, the following are encoded:
- a CDS encoding DctP family TRAP transporter solute-binding subunit, whose protein sequence is MKSKFMSILLAIGLVFSAVTASASDTLVIKVGHGVPETATLHKGFLKFKEIVETRSNGSMRVEIYPNQQLGGDRELTEGLQMNNVDITAVTANNLAPFTPKFFVWDLFFLFQDHEQAYEVLDGEAGKKLLSYLEPIGIKGLGYMENGFRCLTNSKRDVRSISDLGGIKMRVAENPVQICAWKALGANPTPMAWGELFTALQQHTLDGQETSVELIYSQRFYEVQKCLTLTRHIYSPFVFMASLDFYNDLTDEQRSIIDAAVAEAIPYQRTLARNMEAEAIEKIRAAGVTVVDVPADMRLKMRGMLADSAGMVKKRAGEAYDVLMSAVTH, encoded by the coding sequence ATGAAGTCGAAATTCATGAGCATCCTTTTGGCTATAGGGCTCGTCTTTAGCGCCGTAACAGCCTCGGCCTCTGACACACTCGTTATCAAGGTCGGACATGGTGTCCCCGAAACTGCAACGCTTCACAAAGGCTTCCTTAAATTTAAGGAAATCGTTGAAACTCGCTCAAACGGCTCCATGCGAGTCGAAATCTACCCCAATCAGCAGCTTGGTGGAGACCGGGAACTCACCGAAGGTCTCCAGATGAACAACGTGGATATTACCGCTGTTACAGCGAACAATCTTGCTCCATTTACTCCCAAATTCTTTGTATGGGACCTCTTCTTCCTCTTTCAGGACCATGAGCAGGCCTATGAAGTACTGGACGGAGAAGCTGGCAAAAAACTTTTAAGCTACCTTGAGCCTATTGGTATCAAGGGGCTGGGATACATGGAAAACGGTTTCCGTTGCCTGACGAACTCCAAACGCGACGTTCGCTCCATTTCTGATCTCGGCGGCATCAAGATGCGCGTCGCAGAAAACCCGGTCCAGATCTGTGCATGGAAAGCTCTGGGAGCAAACCCAACGCCCATGGCCTGGGGTGAACTCTTCACCGCCCTTCAGCAGCACACCCTTGACGGTCAGGAGACGTCTGTAGAGCTGATCTACTCCCAGCGCTTCTACGAAGTACAGAAGTGTCTGACCCTGACCCGTCACATCTATTCGCCATTTGTCTTTATGGCATCCCTTGATTTCTACAACGACCTGACAGACGAGCAGCGCTCAATCATCGACGCAGCAGTTGCAGAAGCCATCCCCTACCAGCGCACACTGGCCCGCAACATGGAAGCCGAGGCCATTGAAAAAATACGCGCAGCAGGCGTGACGGTTGTTGATGTTCCTGCGGATATGCGACTCAAAATGCGCGGCATGCTGGCAGACTCTGCTGGCATGGTCAAAAAACGCGCAGGCGAGGCCTATGATGTTCTGATGTCTGCGGTAACGCACTGA
- a CDS encoding TRAP transporter small permease: protein MRTQHSGLLRILKWLDDNLEAFFMVTFLGLASVFIFVQVVARYVFESSFSWSEEVSRYMFIWLIYLGISYAVKTDSHIKVDALLTRDFLSDVQKKLLCILSDLIFLAFSTTVAYVGYQVAHLIARRGQITAATEIPMWIIYLAVPVGYSLCTFRLLQTLVHRFRHFHSDFKVFYRQVPSGDQCPEDK, encoded by the coding sequence ATGCGCACTCAACACTCAGGACTGCTTCGCATCCTGAAATGGCTCGATGACAATCTCGAAGCCTTCTTTATGGTGACGTTTCTTGGTCTAGCCAGTGTTTTTATCTTTGTTCAGGTCGTGGCCCGTTATGTTTTTGAATCCAGTTTCAGCTGGTCAGAAGAAGTCTCCAGGTACATGTTTATCTGGCTTATTTATCTTGGCATCAGCTACGCGGTCAAAACAGACAGCCACATCAAGGTCGATGCACTTCTCACCAGAGATTTTCTGTCAGACGTGCAAAAAAAGCTTCTCTGCATTCTGTCAGATCTGATCTTTTTGGCGTTTTCTACAACTGTGGCCTACGTGGGCTATCAGGTTGCCCACCTCATTGCCCGTCGCGGGCAAATCACTGCGGCAACAGAAATTCCAATGTGGATTATTTATCTCGCCGTTCCGGTCGGATACAGCCTCTGCACATTCAGGCTGCTACAAACACTCGTCCACCGGTTTCGCCATTTCCACAGTGACTTCAAAGTGTTTTACCGGCAGGTCCCTTCTGGCGACCAATGCCCAGAAGACAAATAA
- a CDS encoding TRAP transporter large permease → MVALVLFGVFIICFVLTVPIGISLGVASISAIWYSDIINITYFAQKLTTAADSFPLMAVPFFILAGNLMGSGGVSRRLLDLATICFGRMSGGLALVTIAACMFFGAISGSAAATVAAIGTLMVPDMINKGYDKSFSSALIAASGGLGAIIPPSLSMVIYCVATEQSISELFLAGVIPGILLGLGFMVYSYFYAKKKGYSGAAHHYTLKEKLDIVWEAKWAIVVPVIILGGIYGGIFTPTEAAAVAVAYGWFIGTFIYKELTFRDLPKYLLQAAVITATLLVIIGTSAGFGSILTLARIPNQIANLILSLSDNTVIILLMINALLLFVGTFMETLAAIIILAPMLLPLIHQLGIDPIHFGLIMCVNLAIGYITPPLGANLFVACGVTGTPFSKICRSVIPFTISMILTLGLLTYVPQLTMFLPKYFMRGMALSQALAF, encoded by the coding sequence ATGGTAGCGCTTGTCCTCTTTGGCGTGTTTATTATCTGCTTCGTTCTCACGGTGCCGATTGGTATCTCCCTTGGTGTCGCGTCCATTTCTGCAATCTGGTACAGCGACATCATCAACATTACCTACTTTGCACAGAAGCTGACCACGGCTGCGGATTCCTTTCCGCTCATGGCTGTCCCCTTCTTTATTCTGGCGGGCAACCTCATGGGATCTGGCGGCGTGTCTCGCAGACTGCTTGATCTGGCGACAATCTGTTTTGGACGCATGAGCGGCGGTCTCGCCCTTGTGACCATTGCAGCCTGCATGTTCTTTGGTGCAATCTCAGGCTCCGCAGCAGCAACAGTTGCAGCCATTGGCACCCTGATGGTTCCAGACATGATTAACAAGGGCTATGACAAGTCCTTCTCATCCGCCCTGATCGCAGCATCTGGCGGTCTTGGAGCCATTATTCCCCCATCACTTTCGATGGTTATTTACTGTGTCGCAACCGAGCAGTCGATTTCCGAACTGTTCCTTGCTGGCGTCATTCCTGGCATTCTGCTGGGCCTTGGCTTTATGGTGTATTCCTATTTTTATGCCAAAAAGAAAGGCTACAGTGGCGCAGCCCATCATTATACCCTGAAGGAAAAGCTGGACATCGTCTGGGAAGCCAAATGGGCCATTGTGGTTCCAGTCATCATTCTTGGCGGCATCTATGGCGGTATCTTTACCCCCACAGAAGCTGCTGCCGTGGCCGTCGCCTATGGCTGGTTCATCGGTACCTTTATCTACAAGGAACTGACCTTCCGTGATCTGCCCAAGTACCTGCTTCAGGCCGCAGTCATCACGGCAACCCTGCTGGTCATCATTGGCACCTCTGCTGGATTCGGGTCTATTTTGACACTGGCCCGCATCCCTAACCAGATTGCCAATCTGATCCTGTCTCTCTCAGACAACACGGTAATCATTCTACTGATGATTAATGCCCTGCTGCTCTTTGTCGGCACATTTATGGAAACCCTTGCAGCCATTATTATTCTGGCTCCAATGCTCCTGCCGCTTATCCACCAGCTTGGCATTGACCCCATTCACTTTGGCCTGATTATGTGTGTGAACCTCGCTATCGGCTACATTACGCCGCCACTTGGCGCGAACCTCTTTGTTGCCTGTGGCGTGACTGGCACACCATTTTCAAAAATCTGTCGCTCAGTCATTCCGTTTACCATCTCCATGATTCTGACGCTTGGACTTCTGACCTACGTTCCGCAGCTCACGATGTTCCTGCCCAAATACTTCATGCGAGGCATGGCCCTGAGTCAGGCGCTGGCGTTCTAG